AAAAATCAGTTGACAGAAACTGTAATATGGAATTCAAAATAAGTTTTTGGTGGTCATAACAATCTAGTGCTTCCCAAGGAAAAGATGAAGCATAGAAAGAAAGCAATTTTAGGTTGAGCATGCCATTAAAAGGAATGTAGATGACGTGTGAGAGATTGATTTTGTGATTCTAAATAGATTGAAATGAACTTTTTGAGTGTTATTCTTACTAGCATGTAATGTGAATGTAAAGTGGCATGAGTTAAATTAGTTTCCTAATCCTAAATATGCTATTCATTGAATTTATGCCTTTGTTTCTTTGACTAGAGGAAAATAATGTTGTAAGCAAAAGGTTTAGTGCTTAAGTGGTTTCTATCGACTCTATCAGCAAGGATTGATATATGTAAGTTCCTCCTCTGTGGAGTAGGAAAATCGAGTatagaaatatatttattttggtCTTTAACACGTGtggtcttcttttttttttttaaaatatatttcctTAATTAAGATATTTCTGTTTTTTTTCCATCTACAAATTCAAGTCAGAAAGTTTAAAAAGTAggattttttattctttctctgtctctgtctctctctctctctctatatatatatatatatatatatatttgtatgtGTGTTTATTGTCCATCGCTTTACTGAAATAGAATAGCAAAGTTTTCACATTTAAAGTTATTAGCATTAGAAGGAAAAGTTGAATTGTGTCTAAATTTAGTGGTGTCATTGTAGAGGGTTCTTAGGATTTTTTTCAAATGTGAATCTTTTGGCTTGTTATAtgcttcaaaacaaggtgagcGTTATTTTGTTGTGCAATCCTAGCAGTATGTGCCTATGTGGTAAATAACTCATCTAGCCATGAACAATTCGTCAGCATTAGTAGGATCAGCTGAGGAAGAATTGTGGGTTTGGATGTATTCATTTGTGTATGACAAGGGAGAAAGTTCATGTAttattccttttttcttttgttattttttaagtttGGGGGGAATAAATTGTGAGTGCTTTTTGAGTGAGTGAAGGAAACAGTTTTTCTTTGTTCTTATATATTTTTGGATTAGCAGGTACATGTCTTTCAACTTTTTGTTGATGCTTTCATTTCTTATAAATGACTCTTTCTTTGTTTATGTGTTCTCTTTCCTATATTTCAATTGCTCACTTTCCTCTTGCTATCTGCTTTAGTTAGTAAAGGGAAAggaaaaaatatgaattttttttttcaatcttgACATGGTTTGATATGTGTTCTTTTGGTTTACGCTATAAATTATGATGAAAGCTTAACCATCAAACATTATCTTGTGATGGTCTCATTCGACTTGATGTGCATTTCAATTGGAATCCCTACACTTCATCATCTACAATTTGACTTGATATGCATTTCAATAGTGAATGAAAGATTGAATGGAAGGTGTATTGATGCATGATGCCTCCTACATTTCATCATCCAGAAAGGATTAGATGTACGTAGGTAGCCTTCCCTTTGCATTGCATAGAAGCTGTTTGATGGTGTAAGTCCTTCACCTCTGGATCAAAACAGGCAATGTTATTATTGCACCATTGCTTGCCACCATACATTATTGACGCAGAAAGGACTGTTTATGATATAAGAttgatttcaataaaaaattcctCTAAATACTTCTGGATAAGGGAAACAAAATGTTCTAATAATTTGTCTTCAAGTGCATGACTGCAGGAACATGTAATGTTGGACGAGATTTAGACATGCAGTTAATTTTGCTTTGTTGGATATGCATATAGATATTGACATGTAAAATTTTGTGTATTCACATTTTTAGCTGTGGACAAACTAGATGTTTCAAAATTGTTTATTTGTTTTGTGATGTCATTCTTTGCTTCTCGTCTTTTACACCCCTGAATAATTTAAAGGTACCATTTGTGAATGTAGTTACATATTATAATTTCTTGCATGCATCAATTCAACTTCTGCAGTCCTCCTGCCCgcttcaaaaaagaaaaaagaagtcgcttattaatatcttttaatattttaacctattaattaatttggtgAGGAGAATAATGCCTTTGGTCTAAAATTATGGGGCCAAGTTAAATGAAACAgggataaaaatttttaattgatcTTGTAAAATGGCAGAATTCATTGGGATAATCAAATAAAGCAACAACCTTTTTGTTAAGGTTTCTTATTTGTCATGTTGAAGGGAAGATTGATcttattcatattattattataaacaaCAAGGTTCCTTTTGCTGTTAGATGATCTGATAACTAAGTTTACAGTTATGGTAATTATTGTTATTTAGCATAACTAGAGAATGCAACTCTTTGTCTAATACGTAAGAACGAGAAGGTGCCTTATGTGCTGATTTTATCTATcagttttattattgataaactGGGCATTTATGTTTTAATTTCAGCTGttcaatatataaatttctgATGATCTGATTTCTATTCATATAAACCTGCATTATGCAACTTTGCAGCTGCCGTTCCACCTTCAAGCAATTCAGCTAACAGCAGCCAAATGCAAAATACTGAAGTTGAAGGAAGTAATCTGTCTGTAAGTGCCCAACAGTCCCAAGATAATGTCTCAAGTGCTACCGCTAGCTTCATGGACAGGTCTTCAACTGATTATAGAACTGAAGAAGCTGTCTATGAGCCTACTAATGATAAAAAAGGTTCTACATGTGACTCAAACACCATCCAACTTGGGACCCAAGCAGATACATCATGGGAGATGAATGAGAAAACTGCTGGTGAGGATTTGGCAGAGAATGTTGCAAAAGGAAATGAAGAAACTCAGACTAAAACAAACAGTGCAGTTGATGGCTTGACTGAGATTGATACAAATACAAATGAAGAAACTTCTTTAGGTAGACCTCTGCTGGATGCTGTGGTGTTGCCCTGTGACAATGTAGGTGAAGCATCTGAGTCAGTAGGGAAAATGGAGGATATAATGTCAGGTCCTGTATCAGCTGCTGGAGTTATTCAATTGAAGGAACAATCTAATGATGAGTTAGACTCTAAGATATCTTTAAATGATCTCCCTAATGAAATCAAATCTGTTGAACTTGTAAATACTTCCATAGGTACTGCTCAGGTCAAGGCAGATGATGATCAAGCAATGGATGCTGCCAATTTGGGCAAGTCAACTAATTTTTACAATGGACACGTGGAAGGAAATGACAATGTCCATGTGCTTTCAGTTCCTGATGATCTACCTGTAGTGGACAATGCTGAGGTCATGATTAGAGGTTTTAAAGATCATAAAGGAGGGGGGTTACTTCAATTAGTAGGTGTAGATTTCAAGGATGATTCTTCCAATTTCTGTTCAAGCATATTGAATGAAGAAGGCACAGAGGTCTCTGCATCAGACATGCATGCTTTGAAAAGTGACCATGAACAAAAATGTGAGAGCGATGAGCATGTTGTTGAAAATTTTCCTGATGAAACAGAACCCGTCATGCCTCAGGTCAAGATGACAGGTAATGAAAGCCAAAGCACAGAACAGATTGGTGTCCCTACAGCTGCAGTTGCTATTGCGATTGAGGAGAACGGTCCTCTTCAGTGTCCTGAAGAACAGCTACCAAGTGATTGCTGTGAAAGTTCATTGCAGAAAAGTTCTGTGGAACATGCTACAAAGGTTCTTCCAGATATGAATCCTGTGGCTGCACAAGTGATTTCTGAAGTCATGCAAACAACCAACTTAGTTGGTGCAGATGATGCTGATGATTATGAAAATAGTAAAATCAGAAGATGTGATATAGCTGAAAGTGAGGACAAAAGAATTACAGATAAGAATAGTACAGAAAACATCATAGCAAATGAAACTGTAACTGAGGAAGGTTATTCGACATTAGGGTCCATGGAGGGAAAGGTTTCAGTGGAGACACCAGTGTCAACGACTGAATCTGGTGAAAATCTTCAGGAATCTAATTTTACCTCAGAAAATGTAATTAATGCATCCAAGAGTAATTTATCAGAATATGAGTGCTTGCAATTGAGTACAGTTTCAGATAATCAGAAATGTGTAAAGGAACTTGAAAGCAATGGCAACAGGAAAGTACAGGTGGAGGGTGGTGATAAAGTTAGTGCAGCTGCAGAATCGATTAATGTTGAAGACAGTGATGAACTACAGAAGTCTGCAGATAAAGTTGGAGATGTTGAGCTATTACGAGGGCCTTCGGATATAATTAATGATGTTGTATTACAGAAGTCTTCAGAAGATGGGACAAAAGAGCCTCAACTCTCCCCTTCAGATATTTCATCATCCATTCAAAATTCTGCCACTGCTGGAGATAATTCTGCTGGAGATTTTGTAGGGGTTGTATCTGAGAATCAATTGGAGTCTTCTCCTGATGAAGGTGAAAGTAAATCTGTTGCCCAACAACTTGGTGCATCTGTGACTGACTTTTCTGTTGATTCAGGTAGCCAAACTGATAGTTTGGAAGGCCACTGGGGCTCTGTATCAGGTACATAGGCTTAAACGTTTCCTTAATTTGTGCAACAACTAGGTAGTTACATATGTTTTTACTGCTCAAAATATATATCTTAGAAGAGTAATTAGGCCAATCGCTGAAACGCCCTGCATTACATATTAAAGTTGGTTCAAATCATAGATTGCAaacgttaattttttttttctttgtcaaAGGTAAGAAGCAAACATTAGTTAACTATGTATAGAAATGTGTGTTTTTTTATATTTCGTCAGAGAAACATTAACACAACTAGGTCATTGTTGAAAAAAGTTCTTAAAAAATCTAGACTAATAGTGTTATGTCAACTCGGCtactaacaaaaaaaaaaatgcatttcttttaaattgatGAAGTCCTGATTGTATCAGAACACATCTAATCAGCTTGTTTGAAAACTGTTGTTTTTCTGATGAAGTTACAGGTAGGTTTATCATGTTTCCATTAATTTTATGTCTTGCTTTCAATGTGTGGAACAGTCCTTTCTACTCAGTCAGATATGCCTGCTATTGTTGATGCTGAGGCATCAAATGGCTCAAAAGCATCGGTAAAAGCAGAGAAAGCTGACTTGACGAAGCCAAAAGCTTTCTCAGAGGGGCAACATTCTGACAAATCAGATATTTTTGAGCCTCCATCATTCACGACATTGGTTGAACCTAGAGATGGAGACaaagctgctgctgctgcttcttCCAAAATACAGACTACACAGAATCCAAACCAACCAGCTGGTTGGTTTCCCTCTCTTACTCATGTCACGAATGAGTCGCAAGGAAGAAAAAAGAATGAAGAAATAATTGCCAAGGTCACAAACTGGAGCGCTGGGAAACAGCACACTCCCTTGAAGAACCTTTTGAGTGAGGCTAATATCGAAACCAAATCCAAGTCGCTGAATGCCAAGGAAAATCTGGTGGTTAAAAAAGACGAAAGCAGTTCTAAGGATAACGGTGCTTCAGGTCCTCAAGTGCCTATATCTGAGCCTGTTAAGAAAGAGGCAGGGAAAGAATGGAATTCTCCGGCAAGGTATCCCACAGACATTAAGGGAGAGAAGAAGAAAGTAAAAGGAAGACCATCATGGGCACAATTTATGTGCTGCGCTTCTGTAAACTAGGACATTGGATGTTGTGGTGATATAATATAGAGATAAACCGTGCTGTGAATTGAAGTCACAGTTGCAAATAGTTTACCTACGTGGTATTAGCCATAGTTTTGAACATTATATTATATACATAAGATTATAACAGCAGGTATATTGCTTGTTGTTTTAGCAGCTTGTCTGAGGTTTTGGTTGATTATAATGTTATGGTTTGGTGATTTTTCTGCTTCAATGTTGATGATCTACAGAGTTTCTGTGCCTTCACTAAGCACAATTGCAATGAATTAAACTGATTTTGTTGAAGTTAGCAAAGAAGAGTACTCCTTCAACTATCATGAAAATTGAAGgtggaataaataaataagcaccatcaaaataattagtaaactgcaaaattttctttatcattgttgtaactaaaatttttgggtctaaaattaaatcgaattgaaattattgattttttaaaaatttaaattcgaatcgaattaaataaaaaataaaattaaattaaatttttaaaattaatgttatCTTGGTTTAAACCGAATGCCGGTAAGATATGTACAGGCAAAAATGGCATCTTTTAAAGTATAATTCAAACtaaataagatattttatttttttcttaattattattattatttattataatttttttcagtaCTTCTAAGAATTCATTTTGGAACATATTATTTAagtacatattttaaatttgaatcatTATTCATATTATTATGTATGTGAAATAAaagcatttattttttatatgtacaGACTATTATGGTAGTTTTGgtgaaaatcaaaatatatcacGAGAGTTTTTTTATAAGAGATCCATCATTATCATATATTAATTCTCAAGAAGAAATATATGCTTTGAGAGATTTGAATAAGCTGAATTTTTTTTAGATCAGACGGGTGGTCGTCAAATTGGGATATGATGCTAGGTTAACAATATATTGGACAAAGCTAGGTTATAGCTTAGAGAAAGGGTTGAAAGAAATTTATTACTCTAAAGATAGACATAAGTGACTCTTCTAGCCTATCCAATGATGAAGAGGAAATCAATCATATCTTCATAAAGATCCAAAAAAAGTAATCTGCTATAAATGTAACAAATCCGGTCACATCAGATCCAATTGTTTAAAgcgcaaaaagaagaaaaagaaagacaaTGGAAAGAAAGTTATAGCATTGGTCATCGCGCTCGGTTGAAAAGCCAGTGGTACAAAGCTTATCATGCATTGGATTATGACTAAACGTCTCTAAGTTAGAATCCGGGCTAGAAGCGACGCATATGTCCGCGGCTCATTTGCCAACTCTCAGTAGAGGCCATGCGGACCTCAAAGGCACGTGCCGTTGGCTAAGTTTTTGCAGCGGACGAGCCGCATTGAAGTATAATTCCCACTGGACAGCGGGCTGAATACTTTGCAGGCGATTTAAATACGCAATATGGTATTATAAGTGGTAGAATGGCTTTGCTGCCACGATCCACTAAGATTCAGCTCTTTGTCACTCTGATTCGTCAACTCCAACTTTTCGCTCAGCGGCCTTGAGATTATATATAGTAAGATAGGTTCTAAAATACATCGGCTAGAGATCGATAAGTGATATATTaagatttatataattataccaAGTGGCACTCTTAAACTTATATATTTGTGTTAAATGGCACAcatcatatgttttatttttatttttaaattatattttaatatttaataatattactaattaatatatttataataaataaaatttattacttttattattacagtttatatatgattttttaatttttttattattaatataagtatgtgtctttttaattttctattattactattagtatgtaactttttaatttttttataattttttaataaaatattttaatcacaataaaataaaaattttactatatattttattttaataataaataaattaaaaaaattataaccaatattatcaaatttaaattttattttatttaaataatttataaaattaaaattttatttaattcaaataatttataaaaaataaatagacataaataatataactataataaaaaataagagtgTTTGTAATAGTCTAAATTTAGCTTTACAAACTTTAAATAATTAAGTTATTAAAtctgaattattataatttatcatattaataattttaataattttagtctttccattttttttaaaaaaatataacttttatttatttattttatataaaatcaattAGTATAATCTCTTTCCCCCTACTTTATCTTCTTCATTTTCAATTgactcatatttttaaaattattttttactgatctatttatatttaatgtgAGATGTTTGACTATACAACTTTTAGTCAACTCAATTCTCTtagataaagaaattaaatgagaatTATTTCATTCATGTGATTGTACTCTCTACTGCCATTTTCGTCCCTACTATCTAacattgttaaaatttaataaattttattttttttaaaaatataattttttaaataaaatctattattgaatattaataatatataatagtaaatattaaaatttttaattttttaatataattagttttatttaaacataattttatacttaattaatatttaaaatttttattttaaaattaaaaaatatatattaattaaatttttaatttttttataattttttattttataataataaattatatataaaatattttaatatccaTCCAACATGTGGACAAACTACTGTTAATTCAAATTTTCGGCGTAACCAAAATCTGCTCGCCCATTAACCTTTATATTCAAAACATCCCAACCTCTCATCTCGACAAGCAAGCCACGTGTCAATTTCTGTTTCACGCGCAGCGCGTGCATAATCTGTCTCTCCTTTGTAGAAAGATTGAAAGAAGACCCTGGGTTTAATCCCCGAACACTGAGTGCTGCCTTAGAGCAGCTTCAAGTCCCACCACAGCCGCTTGATTCGAtcatttcaataaaaaaaaaatgaagtatGATAATATTGTACCTCAGATACACCCAAGTAAGACCTTTTGCGATCTGGATCGTCTCTTGGTGCCTGGCCGTCAGCTGAGCTACACCTAGCTTACTCAGCCTAGTACCATATAAAAAGCGCATTTTATTCCTATAGACAGAGAGAGCTTCGTTTTCGCTATCACTTACATAGAgatagagatagagagagagagacaataGCTTGGTGCAAGGTGGTAGTGGTGGTGTCTCTGCTACTTGCTTGGCAAGAAACCGTGAGAAAACAGTGTCTTCTGCTTGGTTTTCTTTTGATTGCTgtggttttctttttcttggggTTGTTATGGGGTTTCCTTTACTGGCGATTCGCTGATATCCCTTTTCAAAAGTTGGTTTAAGAgttatttcaataaaaaaaaaaactggttTAGGAGTATTATTGAGTTGACGATTGAGTTTAACCCTGTTTGATTGGCAAGAAAATGAGAAACACTCGGGGAAATGCATGGAATccgattttaatttgaatatataAACTTAGAACGTTTTCCTATTTGAGTCTCTCTCCGTTGGTTTTTGCATTTCTTAGCTGATAAACAGAGCAGGATTTTGATTACAGTTACGTAATGATAGAGCATTAGTACTTCTTACAGAGGCATCTTCTGCATCTTTTCATAACTATTTTCCATCCCATGAAGAAGAAAATCAATGAGCGTCTTTTATTTTGctctgttttcttttcttttagttGAAGGATCATTGGAAAGATTTTTGAGTCATCTGTTGATATGTTGTGGCTTTTGAGACATATCCAATCCTCTGTAAAATATATACTACATATCACCACATTCTGTGGAATCTTCCATCTACAAACTGATTAGAGGTTTCCCTGCTTAGCATTCAGAAACAATCctttttgtttgcttgcttagaaagaaaatgaaactcTCAAGAAACCCGCAATGAGGATATATATCTTAATTATTGATGAGTTATGAATGAACAGGCAACGTTTGATTATTTGATTGGGGATATATACCTTAATTATTCATGAGTTATGAATAAACAtgcaatttttattattttgtccttTTTCTTTCTGCATCAGGAAATGGAGAAGTTTGGGAACTTGAACACTGATATTCACTTTGATGTGCTCTCCCGATTACCAACAAAAAATTTGGCTGAGTTGATGTTAGTTTCAAAAGGTTGGCACCAACTGATAACTGATCTGTCCTTTATCAAAGTTCAGTCACAAAGAATACAACTACTATCAGGTTTCTTCTTCCAGCAGAGGTTCCAGTGGTGCCGGGAGGACATTGAAACTATCAATTACATTCCTGTGAAATGGGAAGGAGGTGAATTGTACAAAAAAGTCTTTGATTTCCTCCCTCAGGACGTTGTTCTCTTGGCATCCTGCAATGGACTTTTTTGTTGTCGAAGTTGCTTTCCTTTTGAACAGCCAACTCTCTTTGTCTGCAATCCCTTGAACAAGGAATGGATTAAGCTAGACTGGGCTGAACCTGGCAAAGAAAAAAACATTGCTTTAGCATTTGATCCCTTTCACGATTTTTCTGACAATTCAACAAATTTCAAACTGGTCAGAGTTTCACAATCAGAGAATGAGCAGGAAGAATTGTACTTCTCATTTGATATATATTCTTCAAAAACGAAGAGATGGAAACTATCAAAGGAGATATGTTGGTGCAACAGCAATTTGTATAAGAACAAAGGTGTTTTCATTGGAGGGATCTTACACTGGCTTACTGATGCTGATCAGATCCTCACTTTCAATGTTGACAACGAGTTAGCTTGGTTGATTTCAGCACCACTTCCTGCTGTGGAATTCAATAGTGCCCCTGAGTCTTGCATTGGAGAATCTCAAGGCAGCTTACATTATATAATGGTCTCTGAAGAAGGACTTCATGTATGGTTTCTTGAGGATTATTTTGATTTCACGTGGTCACTGAAGCACTGCAAAACACTTGCAGAGATGGAACAGGAACACAGTCAGTTTTTCTACAACTTGGAGAGGAGAGTGAAGCTGCGGCGGACTGTTGACGATAGCCCATGGATGGATCCCCTAGCCTTCAAAGATGGGGTCCTATTGCTGAGAGTATCAAACACTATCTACTTGTATCACATTGAGAGGAGAAAAATGGATCAAGTCTGTGACATTTCCAAGTTTGGTACGTATTCCTTGTTTTGTCCTACTGTGCTTCCTTACTCGATGAGCTTGGTCCCTTTGCTGAGTAAGGCATAATTCAAGTCTTTATACCCTAACCCATGATTTTGACATTGAAGTTGCAGATGTGTATTGCACGTTAACGCATTTTTTTCCTTGTGTATTTTGTTGGTGGCTTAAGTGAGAGACATGAATTTTCTcaagcaataaaaaatcaatattacAATTTTACACTCcgtttttcatttatttcacattaaatatttttcagatAAATATGTATTTGAGATAACGAAAATATTTTcctaattattttaagaaagaaattatttcaaaaaagaaaaaagtaagtcattctaagaaaaattaaaaaaaaaaagtcagttttcgtaattttataattttcattaagatttttatatataaaaatttaataaattttattttttaaattaaaattaaataataaaaaataaattacctgacaaaaaatatttttcatataaaatatttttaaaaaaataattttatagaaaatattttttaaatataaatttattttctgtaaaataaacgaaataattttaataggccctattatattttaaataagacCCATAGTGATTTTAGATAAAACAATGTTTATAGAAAATTTGTATCATGcctaaaaaaagttttttttttttaattgttggcatttattaaaagataaatttgcTGTCTTAAATTGTTGATATtagacatttttattatatatataaatatatactatatatataatttatttatttattttaatcgtGACACCAGAATGGGACTCGGCAAAATGGAAGAAAGTTCTAAGGATTTCAGACATGATTTTGGTTTTTCGGTTTTGGAAGATTTTactttcttgatttttttttttctttttccttattCTAATGAACGACGAGTATTACACCTCCTCGCCTAAGAAAccgttctctttttttttttttttttttttttttctctctctccatCACAATTATTTTACTCAAATAAAAGATCATTTATACATTTTCTCCCATCATTTATTCCACGCACCTTACTCCTGACAAGTGGTGGAATCAATTTGGAAACTCAATGGACTTCAGCGCGATTTATCCGAATTAAAATTGGGTTTTTTTAATCTCTCGTGTCAAAATACATAGATTAACTGAActtattttcatatttctttAGAACTGCGGCatacaattatataaaattgatttcaaagattttttttatatttaattctcTTTTAATTGATgcaaaattgttttttttaaataaacattatttaattttctttaatatggAGCTTCTTTAATTTATACCTTTCaactattatttatataaaggcTTTAAATACATATGTATTATTTTTtgagaaaattaatttaattaagttagaataaattaaaaaaatattaattaaataaaaataattttcacataaattttaaattctttaattgaattatctctaacaaataaaaatttaatggtttagaaaaaaaaccataaaaataaataaataaatattattataacggttaaatatatttttattttaaaaataattatgtatattaattaattaaataaaatgacaGGATCAAAATTATAGTGTATTACTCAATTTTTTagttgtaaaaaaaatttactaatatcaAAATCATGTTACTTGATGCAAATATGTATTTtcatcattaaaattttatttttatttaattttataaaattcttaatatttcatctaattaagaattttaaaagttaattttttttttgaaaatggagattggaaattaagagagtagaatataaaattttttatatttactcaAATGCACTTACTATTCATACACTTATTATCAAACTAAATTTGTAAgcgtaaaattttaattttttttaaaatgagagcgtaaaattttatttaaaagtaagtttatatattttcacatttaaactttatataaaaaaaaacctatTGACACTCCTAAACTTTATAAACCTTTTATagcatatttaaattatttaaaacgaTTAGAATCAAGTAAAGTTTGTTGttgcaaatatttttttaactgaaataaaattttaacacaGTGCAACTGAACATGCATTTGCCTAATTTGTAGATTAAATGAtcaaatttatttctaaaaattatataatgagagttaaatatataaaatttcaatttttaataaataaaattactatttat
The sequence above is a segment of the Manihot esculenta cultivar AM560-2 chromosome 5, M.esculenta_v8, whole genome shotgun sequence genome. Coding sequences within it:
- the LOC110615188 gene encoding uncharacterized protein LOC110615188 isoform X2, with protein sequence MDNQDHRRRHTPGHDSHGVHVCHKCGWPFPNPHPSAKHRRAHRKICGTIKGYKLVDSESPAHLTVSDDEHLSDEDRKTRGDRSGRPENEVFSDSGFRRGIEESPDDVNMPAKNETTATLSVKDGAIAAAVPPSSNSANSSQMQNTEVEGSNLSVSAQQSQDNVSSATASFMDRSSTDYRTEEAVYEPTNDKKGSTCDSNTIQLGTQADTSWEMNEKTAGEDLAENVAKGNEETQTKTNSAVDGLTEIDTNTNEETSLGRPLLDAVVLPCDNVGEASESVGKMEDIMSGPVSAAGVIQLKEQSNDELDSKISLNDLPNEIKSVELVNTSIGTAQVKADDDQAMDAANLGKSTNFYNGHVEGNDNVHVLSVPDDLPVVDNAEVMIRGFKDHKGGGLLQLVGVDFKDDSSNFCSSILNEEGTEVSASDMHALKSDHEQKCESDEHVVENFPDETEPVMPQVKMTGNESQSTEQIGVPTAAVAIAIEENGPLQCPEEQLPSDCCESSLQKSSVEHATKVLPDMNPVAAQVISEVMQTTNLVGADDADDYENSKIRRCDIAESEDKRITDKNSTENIIANETVTEEGYSTLGSMEGKVSVETPVSTTESGENLQESNFTSENVINASKSNLSEYECLQLSTVSDNQKCVKELESNGNRKVQVEGGDKVSAAAESINVEDSDELQKSADKVGDVELLRGPSDIINDVVLQKSSEDGTKEPQLSPSDISSSIQNSATAGDNSAGDFVGVVSENQLESSPDEGESKSVAQQLGASVTDFSVDSGSQTDSLEGHWGSVSVLSTQSDMPAIVDAEASNGSKASVKAEKADLTKPKAFSEGQHSDKSDIFEPPSFTTLVEPRDGDKAAAAASSKIQTTQNPNQPAGWFPSLTHVTNESQGRKKNEEIIAKVTNWSAGKQHTPLKNLLSEANIETKSKSLNAKENLVVKKDESSSKDNGASGPQVPISEPVKKEAGKEWNSPARYPTDIKGEKKKVKGRPSWAQFMCCASVN
- the LOC110615188 gene encoding uncharacterized protein LOC110615188 isoform X3; its protein translation is MPAKNETTATLSVKDGAIAAAVPPSSNSANSSQMQNTEVEGSNLSVSAQQSQDNVSSATASFMDRSSTDYRTEEAVYEPTNDKKGSTCDSNTIQLGTQADTSWEMNEKTAGEDLAENVAKGNEETQTKTNSAVDGLTEIDTNTNEETSLGRPLLDAVVLPCDNVGEASESVGKMEDIMSGPVSAAGVIQLKEQSNDELDSKISLNDLPNEIKSVELVNTSIGTAQVKADDDQAMDAANLGKSTNFYNGHVEGNDNVHVLSVPDDLPVVDNAEVMIRGFKDHKGGGLLQLVGVDFKDDSSNFCSSILNEEGTEVSASDMHALKSDHEQKCESDEHVVENFPDETEPVMPQVKMTGNESQSTEQIGVPTAAVAIAIEENGPLQCPEEQLPSDCCESSLQKSSVEHATKVLPDMNPVAAQVISEVMQTTNLVGADDADDYENSKIRRCDIAESEDKRITDKNSTENIIANETVTEEGYSTLGSMEGKVSVETPVSTTESGENLQESNFTSENVINASKSNLSEYECLQLSTVSDNQKCVKELESNGNRKVQVEGGDKVSAAAESINVEDSDELQKSADKVGDVELLRGPSDIINDVVLQKSSEDGTKEPQLSPSDISSSIQNSATAGDNSAGDFVGVVSENQLESSPDEGESKSVAQQLGASVTDFSVDSGSQTDSLEGHWGSVSVLSTQSDMPAIVDAEASNGSKASVKAEKADLTKPKAFSEGQHSDKSDIFEPPSFTTLVEPRDGDKAAAAASSKIQTTQNPNQPAGWFPSLTHVTNESQGRKKNEEIIAKVTNWSAGKQHTPLKNLLSEANIETKSKSLNAKENLVVKKDESSSKDNGASGPQVPISEPVKKEAGKEWNSPARYPTDIKGEKKKVKGRPSWAQFMCCASVN